CCTCTCGCCCGGCAGATCGTTTTCGATTGGATCGAGGACCGGATGCGCGAAGGGGAACGATGACAATCCGTGAGAGTCGGCTTTGGGTCGGTTATTGCCGCTGATCAATCGAATTTGAGCGTCAGCTTTCTCAATAGCGGACTCTCATCGAATCCTGATGGGAGGCAATCTTCAGCCAAGAGCGGACACTTGATAATCAGGGGCTGCTAGTGATCGTGAGTTTTTGGATACCGCACTTAAACAAGATCACGCGTAAAATGCCCTTTAAACCACTTGAGAGGATTTATTAACGGCCAATGGTGGATCTTTATTGTGAAAGAGTAGACTCTGGCTTCTGGGCGGAACCAGTCAACGCCTTGACCAATATCGGTTTTGTCTTTGCGGCGTGGTTTATATGGCGCATCGTGGCGCGCGGGCAAGTGCACAGCTCGAGTATCGCTGCGATTGTCGGCGTGATAGCGGCTATCGGTATTGGAAGTTTCCTGTTTCATACAATGGCAACACCGCTTACGCGATGGCTGGATATCATTCCCATTTTCGTGTTCCAGCTGTTATACATCGGATTTTATACTCGCCGGATTATCAATCTGCCCATGGCAGTTATTGGCATCTTACTAATCGTGTTTGTGGCAGCATCTGTCTATGGTAGGCAATTTCCGGACGTCATTAACGGCTCGCTGATATACGCGCCTGCTTTGCTGGTAATTTTTGTTCTGGGTTTATACCACTACCAGAGTCAGAAGGTGGAGCGCACCTTGTTACTCGTTGCCGCCAGTGTGTTCTTGCTTTCGATATTTTTCCGTTCTATCGATAACATGATTTGTTCCCAGTTTGCATTAGGAACCCATTTCCTGTGGCATATTCTAAATGCGTTGGTTATATACTTGGCAATGCGTGCTCTAATTTCAAACTTATCGTCTGGGCCCAGGTCGGTTTCTCACTAACCATTCCGAGGATAGCTCCTTAATCTTTATTTTGGAACGTTTCGTTTTCGATTTTTATTTTTATAGGGTAGATCTTCAATACATCTACCATAAAGATCTTTATCCCAATATAAAGGCCCGATATTGTTAAAAGCGAGGCTATAAATCCGTAGTTGGCACCGATTTTATAAATCAGAAGACCCGCGGCAACGAACATAAGACAATAATAACAAACGTCTAATAAAAAATTGCGAAGCCCAAAGTAACCAGATATACAGCCATCCTCTACAGGCATTCCATAATGAACTGGAAATGGAATGCCACCAACACAAATATCAGGATTTCTTTTGTAAGCTACCATCGGATTCACAAACCAACCTACCAATACACCAAGCACGGCGGCCAGCGTGATCGTTATTGATAGCCAAGTTGTTTCTGAATGCTGCAACCGTTCGTAAAGAGTGCTCCATACATAATAGATAAGCATCGGCAAGATAACGAGCGATCCAATAACAACATACCTCACCTTATCAAGTTGTATTCGTGGGGTTTTCATGAACTACTCGTATATTGCCCCATTGAAATTATTTCACGATCCATGGTATGCCTAATTCATGGATTTGAGGGTAAAAGTTGCTCGAACTATTCGTTTCACAAAATTAATGGGATCATAAGCATCGAATAGCCATACTGATGCGTATCAATTTCCCTTTAGATGGGAGTCTCCTTTGGGTCGTTTTCTGCCGCCCATCAAAGATTTCCCAGCGTCTGCTTTTCGGAATTGAGGCTTAAACTCGGGCTAATTGAAACTCTCTAATTCCCTCGAAAACAGCCCTGACCTCTCGCGAAGGCGCCAGGCAAAAAGTTCGATATGTGTCCACGATGGGGAGCCAAACACCAAAAAGCCGGTTGAGCATGCCCAACCGGCTTTTCTCGTTCCTGGCGACGTCGGGTAAATCTTAGCGGAGTCCGGAGACGTCACCCTTATCCGGAAACGCCTTTACCACCTGCCATCAGGCCGCACCCGACATTTCCCTGCCGGTATGGCACATTTTCCTGACTTGCATCATTTCATTCCGACCCAATTGCATTTAAATACCGGTAACCAGAGATTCTAATACTGGATAAATGACAGTCACCCGACCGCAAACGGCCGATACAGATATCGTCTTCAACACCCGTGGTATCACCAAGGTCTACCAGATGGGCGAAGTGCAGGTTCACGCCTTGCGCGGCATCGACCTGGAACTGTATGAAGGCGAATTCATCGTTCTGTTGGGGCCATCGGGGAGCGGTAAATCAACGCTGCTGAATATCCTCGGCGGCCTGGATGTGCCCAGCAGCGGCACGGTGCAATACCAGGATCACGATCTCAGCACCTTCAGGGAATCGGTGCTCACCCGTTATCGGCGCGAACACGTCGGCTTCGTATTCCAGTTTTACAACCTGATCCCCAGCCTGACCGCGCGCGAGAACGTCGCGCTGGTCACCGAGATTTCCAGTAGGCCCCTGCCGCCCGACGAGGCACTCGAACTCGTCAACCTGAGTGACCGCGCGGAACATTTTCCGGCGCAGTTATCGGGTGGCGAACAGCAGCGCGTGGCCATCGCCCGTGCGATTGCCAAGCGACCGGACGTATTACTGTGCGACGAGCCGACCGGCGCGTTGGATATCAGGACCGGCATCGTGGTGCTGGAGGCGTTGGCGAAAGCCAACCGGGAACTGGGCACCACCACCGTGGTGATCACACACAACGTCGCGATCGCCGATATGGCAGACCGTGTAATCCATCTTAGCGATGGCAAAATTTCGAATATCGAGATCAACTCGCAGAAAAAAGCGCCTGCGGAATTGAGCTGGTAAAAAGATGAGAGCACTGAACCTCAAACTCTGGCGCGACCTTTGGCATTTGCGCGGCCAGTCCCTCGCCATCATCGCGGTGATGGCCAGCGGGGTTGCCTGCTTTCTCATGTTCATGAGCACGCTGGACTCGTTGCTGCTGAGCCGCGACTTGTATTACAGCGAAAACCGTTTCGCCGACATCTTCGTGCCGATCAAGCGCGCGCCGGAATCGGTCGCCCGGCTAATCGCAACGATCGATGGCGTAGACAAGGTCGATACCCGCGTTGTGGCACCCCTGACGATCGACATCGAAGGTTTTCCCGAACCTGTCGTCGGCACCGTAACCTCCATTCCGGACAACGGCGAATCCCTGCTCAACCAGCTCTACCTGCGTGCCGGGCGGCTGATCGATCCCGGACGCAACGACGAAATCATCATCAGCGAATCCTTTGCCAAAGCGCACGACTTCAAGCCGGGCGATCAGCTGCATGTCATCATCAAGGGCAAGCGCAAACAACTGCGTATCGTCGGCACCGGCGGATCCCCTGAATTCGTTCACCAACTGCGCCCCGGCGGCATGTTTCCCGACTACGAACGCTACGGCATCCTGTGGATGGGCCGTACGGCGCTGTCACACGCCTACGAAATGCAGGGCGCATTCAATTACGCGGTGCTGACGCTGACGCGCGACGCCGATGAACAAACCGTGATGGACCGTATCGACGAGCTCCTGGGGCGTTATGGCGGCATCGGCTCCTTTGCCCGTGAGCACCAGCCCTCGCATCGGTTCCTCGCGCAGGAACTCGAACAGCTGGAAAACCTGTCCGGTATCTTTCCGATTATATTCCTGGGCGTGGCAGCCTTCCTGCTGAACGTCGTCGTCACCCGCCTTGTCGGCACCCAGCGCGAGCAGATCGCGGCCCTGAAAGCGTTCGGCTATGCGAACACTACCGTCGCTTCGCATTACCTGCAGATGGTCATGCTTATCGTACTGGCCGGTGTCGTGCTCGGTATTGCAGCCGGCGCCTGGCTCGGCGTGATGCTCAGCGAAATCTTTGTGGAATATTTCCGGCTGCCGTTCGTGCATTTCGAAATGCATCCACTGCGCATAATCCAGGCCGGCCTGATCACTGTCGTCGCGGGTCTGCTGGGCACACTGGCCGCGGTGCGTGCCACTGTGCGCCTGAAACCGGCCGAAGCCATGCGCCCGGAAGCGCCGACCGTCTACCGCACATCGTTGATAGAAGAAATGGGGTTGAAGCGTGTGTTCTCGACACCCACCCGCATGATTTTGCGTAATCTCGGCCACAAGCCGGTCAAGTCGCTATTGTCGGTGCTGGGGATCGCGCTGGCTGTCGGTATGCTGATGACCGGCCGCTTCCAGGAAAACAGCACCAACTACATGGTGGACATGCACTACGGTCTGTCGCAACGCGATGACCTGTCAGTCGGATTCAACGAGGCGACTTCGCACCGCGCACTCACCGAACTGCAAAGCCTGCGCGGCGTCGAGTATGGAGAACCGGTGCGCACGTTACCGGCGCGACTGCGTTTTGAGCACCGCGAGTATCGGGTCTATATCTCGGCGTTCGAACCGGGGACGACGATCAAGCGCCTGGTCGATAGCGATCTCAATATTGTCGAACTGCCGCGCGACGGCATCGTACTGAACGAATACCTGGCCGAGGAAATCCTCGGTATCGAGACCGGCGAACTGCTTACGGTCGAAATTCTGGAAGGCAGCATGCCGGTTCGACGGATTCCCGTGGCTGCACTGATCCGCCAAGACCTCGGTGTCGGCGCCTATATGGACCTGGACGCTCTCAACCGCCTGATGCAGGAAGGCGACGTCATCTCGGGTGCCTATCTCTATATCGATGATCGCTACGCTAACGAGATTTACCAGCATCTGAAGGACCGGCCGAGAATCGTCGGTTCCGTGATCCGAACCCAGGAGATCGATAACTTTCACCGCACCATGGACGAAACCATGCTGTTCTGGACCTTCGTGGCGACCCTCTTTTCCGTTGTTATCGCGGTGGGCGTGGTCTACAACAGCGCGCGCATCACGCTGACAGAGCGCAGCCGCGAACTGGCCAGCCTGCGCGTACTGGGTTACACGCGTGGCGAAATCTCTTATATCCTGCTCGGCGAACTGGCATTGCTGACCCTAACAGCCATGCCGCTGGGCCTGTGGTTCGGGCACGAGCTGTGCCGTTATATCGCCGCCAGCATTGGCAACGAAATGTACCGCGTACCCCTGGTTCTCGAGCCTTCCACCTATGCTTTTGCCGCGCTGGTGGTATTGATTGCCGCCGCCGTTTCAGCCTTGCTGGTGCGGCGCCGGCTGGACGAACTCGACCTGATCGAAGTATTGAAAACAAAGGATTAACTATGAACGTACAATGGCAAAGACGCATCACCTGGCTGACCGTACTGTTGCTAATCGTGGCTGCACTGGCATATGGATTCAGGCCCCAGCCACGCCTGGTCGATATCGCCGAGGCGAAACGCGCGCCCATGCAGGTCACCATCCAGGAGGAGGGCAAGACCCGCGTAATCGATCGCTATATAATCACCGCGCCGGTCGCCGGCACCACCTGCCGCGTCGACCTGGAAGTGGGCGACCTCATCGAGAAAGACGAAACTCTCGTCAATATCAACCCGCTGCAATCGCAAGCGCTCGACCCTCGTAGCCGGGCCGAGGCACGCGCCCGGGTTTCCGCTGCGGAAGCCTCGTTGCACGCCGCCGAACAGAACGTCAGCGTCGCGCGTGCCGAAGCCGACCTGGCCGTCACGGAACTGGCGCGACTCGAGCCGCTCGTGGAAGCGGGTCACATCTCTGCAGAAAGGCTCGACCAGGCCAGAGCAGTCAAGCGCGGCACTGAGGCCAGACTGCGCTCCGCCTTGTTCGCCGTGGACGTCGCCAAATACGAACTCGAGGCGGCGCGCACGGCGCTGCGTTACACGGGAAACACGTCGTCGGATCCAGAAGATATCGTGCGGGTGGCCGCGCCCGTCACCGGCAGGATTCTCAAACTGCATCAGGAATGTGAAGGCGTGGTCAGCCGCGGCCAGCCCCTGCTGGAAATCGGCGATACCCGCTCGCTGGAAATCGAGACCGATGTCCTCTCCGCGGACGCGGTGAAGATCAAACCGGGAATGCCCGTCCTGTACGAGCGCTGGGGTGGCGAAAAACCGCTGACCGGCCGAGTGCGGCGCGTGGAGCCGGTCGGTTTCACCAAGATCTCCGCCCTGGGCGTGGAAGAACAACGCGTGCTGATCATCTCCGACATCACCTCGGACGCCGAACGATGGCAAACCCTCGGCGATGGTTACCGTGTCGAGTCACGCTTCATACTCTGGGAAAACGAGGACGTGTTGCAAATTCCGGCCAGCGCCCTGTTTCGTATCGATGATCAATGGGCTCTATTTGTCATGGAAAACAACAAGGCCAAACGGCGCGGGGTCAAAGTCGGGCAACGTAACGGACTGTCCGCACAGATACTGGAAGGCCTGGCGGAGGGTGACGCCGTGATTACACATCCGGACAAAACGATTGAAGATGGCATCGGAGTGAAACAAAGATGAGAATAAATGTAATCAGTCATTCGTGGCTTGCGCCCTATTGTTTCCCATGGTCGAGGGCTGCCTGAAGCCATTGGTAGACACCCGGTCGGCAAGTCTTGCGTTGCAAAGCGGATGTCGAGCCCGGTGCTGGTTGAGCGTACGGGTGAATTCGGCCCACCCGCTTCCAGCGGAATATAAAGCTCCTTTTCCGGTCGGTTACAGCTGCTATTCGAAAAAAAGCACGATGTCAGTTTTTCCGTTCGAGTATCTGCTTCAGGATAATTAAAAACTTGCGGTAATCTCGAAAACTGCCCGGATTTCTGGTGAAGGCGCCAGGCAAAAAGTTCGATAGGTGACCACGACGGGGACCCAAACACCAAAAAGCCGGTTGGGCATGCTCAACCGGCTTTTTTTATTCATCTGATAACGATTATTTACTAACCCAGATTGTTGGGGTCCCCACCATCGACAATTTGCCTTTAACCTGTCTGGAATGGTTGCTGTTTCACGTGATAGGATCGGTAAAGTGTTAAAACCGTTGGAAAATCGATCATCACTGCTTTACCCTTCCATGCAAGATAACCTCCAGCCACTTCTTACTGCCGTTCAGCGTAATTGCCATATTTCTGATGCACGGCACGCCGGTGATTACACCCTGTGTGTATATCTCCTTAAGATGAGGGAATATTTCCGCTGGGAGATGGGTTATGCGTTTCACGACAACCTGCCTGACGGCGATCTCGGCGACTGGCTAAAAGAGCGCGAACTCTACTGGCAAACCATTGAAGACGAGTCTTTTGCCAATTTACCGATCGCCGGCGACAGTTATGATCCCTTCGACATCGACGCGCTAAACGTGGCGTTGAATCCGCACGGACTGATTTATAGCGGTGGATTCGGTTACAAACACACGCCGCATTTTTTCCTCGGTAGGCTGGGACATATCGAAAAGCAAGCCGACTTTACCATCCTCCTATCGGAAAACGAGTACGCACGGGATTTGACGGCCCCGCCAGCAATGACGCGCAACGGCACGATCTTCGTCCGGCGCGAGTCTCTGCGACGCATGATCTGGGAAAAGATCGAGGAATGGCAGTGGAACCGGCAAGAAAACGCGATGGCCCGCGCAATTCGCGGCTTCGACTTCGAACATAACACCGAGACCGCGCTCGAGAATATGACCGATTCGGTGCTCGACTCGGCGCTGTTGCATGAAAAGGGAGAAGTGCTTGCGGGAAAGCGGCTGGGGCCGGAATGGGAGCAGATGCTTGCCGACCTGCCGCGATCGAAAACCGAAATCATGATCCGCGCCGTGCGCGATAATCTTGCCGACTCGCTGACGACGCTTCCCGTCCTGCTTCGTAAAGGAGACGACCCCTCATTGCACTTTTTCTTTGCGAATCTTACGAATATGCGCAAGGAACTTTTTCCGTCGCTTACGCGGTCTTATGAAAACTGGGTAACAACTGGCAAACGCAACGGTATCGAGGCGCTGGTATCGGCGAGCGAGAACCACTGGAACAGGCTTGCAAACCAGGTGCTCGTTACGTATCGAAAGAATTCCGATGATTTTTCCGACCGGCTAAATGACCTGATTGAAAATAACAAATTCTAGAATTGCCTAAAGGGTACTAGCGCAGCTCAGGCGGTTTCCCGGGGATGGCCGGGCGATTAATATTCCAGGACATCGTAATTCTGGGGCGAATATGGCTATGTGGCATGCAATAGTCACCCTTGCGATATATATTGACCCAGCACTGGTCGACCACTGCCTGGTCGAAATCAAGGCCATTGACGAAAAAAGCAATGGCGCGCGCATGAACCAAATCGGCTTCGGGCACATTCCAGCGATCGATATGGTCTATTTTTGTTCCACAACCTCCGCGCATAAGCTGGATCAAAAAATCGGGATCGTTTTCGAGATCTAGAATCGCCTTCGCCAGGTTTTCGTTTAAATTTGAGGGACCTTCGAATATTGTGGAATGTACTTTGGTTTCAGCATTTACGTAGGGGAAAACGTGCTGGTCCGAAGGCTAAACTTCTGCCGGCTCCTGATTTATGACAACCACTTTTTCTAGTTCAGATTCTTCCATTTTATTGGCCATAAGATTTCGAACTTTGAAGCTTTGATAAACGAAGCACAAGAATAATAAAGTGGGTGAGCAGACATTCTATTGACAATCGAACTTCTGCAAACGATCAATTTTTACATCTGAGCAATAAAAAATCCCGCGGTGGCGGGGCGTACGGGTTGGAAATGTCATACACCGAAATGCAATACATTAGCTAGTCAGCTTTGAGGCTCTCGGCCAATGACAACAGGGCTGCTTTCAGTTCTTCATCTTCAATCCAGTCCGCGTTACGCCGAATCGCCCTGATCGATTCAGCACTGACTGCGCGCGGTTCACGCGCGGTTTGAATTTTATCAATCTTTAACAGCGAATCCGGAACGGTGCGGAATTTCAAAGCCTGCTCGAGGTGAAAGGTTTCCCGCAACTGCTGCGCGATCTCCCCGCTATGCAAACGCAGGTAGTTCGCCACCATCGGGCTGCTCGCGGCAATCACGATTTCATGCCGATTGACGTTCAGCAGCGTTACTGCCTGGTTCACCGATTCGGGCAGGTTCTGTTCCAGGAAATGCTGGATCTCGGGCCCGAGGCGAGTAACCTCTTCAAACCCGGCCGGCAGCACCGACTGGCAAAGCCTTGATAATTTCTTCGATCCCATCAGGCCCTGCGTCGCTGGCGCTTCGGACGATGCGTTTCGCGGCTTTTCCTGCCCAGGTCGAGACGCCGATAAACCCGGGTCACCACTTCTTCATCCAGTAATCGCGACTTACCGGGCTTTAACCACTTCGGCAGCCTGAACTGGTCATAGCGCACCCGGGTCAGGCGGCTCACCTCGACCCCAACCGCTTCCCAGAGGCGTCGCACCTCGCGGTTGCGTCCTTCCTTTAAAACCACGTGATACCAGTGATTGCTGCCGCTACCGCCGGAATCGATAATATCTTCAAAATGGGCCATGCCATCTTCAAGCTGAACACCATCGCGCAGCTGCTGCAGCATTTCATGACTGACGGCACCGTGCACGCGCACCGCATACTCGCGTTCTACCTCGAAAGACGGATGCATGAGGCGATTCGCGAGTTCACCATCGTTGGTAAATAACAGCAGTCCGCTGGTATTGATGTCGAGCCGCCCGATACTGACCCAGCGACCCTGGTTCAGACGCGGCAAATTCCTGAACACGTCATCGCGTCCCTCGGGGTCCGAGCGCGTGCAGACCTCGCCCACCGGCTTGTGGTACATCAGGATCTTTGGTTTGGCAACGTGACGCTGCAGGCGCAGCAGCTTGCCATCGATCGCGATCTTTTCGCGGCCGTTGATCTGATCGCCCGGTTTAGCGGTTTTGCCGTTGACGCTGATGCGCCCCTGCTGTAGCAGCGCGTCAATATGGCGCCGCGAACCGGCACCCTGGTTGGCTAAATATTTCTGTATGCGCTCCATCGCGCGATTATACAGCAGGCCAGAGCCGCGCCCTAAGTTAATGTCATCCCGCGGCTCGACCGGGCCGCGTAGGTCGCGGGATCCAGTATTTAATGCACTGCAACTCCTCCCTGGAAACCGCGTTATCCAGGGATTATCTAATTGGCGTCCCTGACTCAGATAACATTCTGACACTGGTTACCGTGGGCGGAATACATTTTTGCCCGCAAAAATTTTTTCCGCCCACCCTTGTATCATCATGCTCAAAAAAGTTGATTACCGCGCAGCCGGTACTAGCGATGGAGGGAATGCCTTGCAGGTCAGTTAATGGCCCAGCGCTGGCCGATGCCAGTCGAGGATTCGGAGATCAGGGTTTTCGCATTGCTGTCGAGCTTGAGGTCGAGAATCGTCGCCGAGTCCGGCTGCACCTTGTGTTTGACTTTCGGTTTCCAGGTTTCGCGGCGTTTACCGCTAGCAACATCCCAGATATCGATCGCCTTGGCCGCCCGGCCGGTCGCGAGCGTACGGTTGTCATCCGAAAAGTCGGCCGAGACCAACGTCATCCTGACTTCATCGAGACGCGACACCAGTTCACCCTTGCCGCGCGTCGTGTAAACACGTGCGTCACCGATATGGGCATTCGCGAGCGCAAGTTCACCGTCATCGGACAGCGCAACCAGCGAGATCTTGTACTCCAGGTTCTTCGACCAAAGATGTTCACCATTGCTCAAATCCCACAGACTGGCGTGCCAGTCATCGGCGCCGGTCAACGCGAAGCGACCATCCTTCGAAAGCGCCACGCTGGTAACCTTCTCGTGATGGGCAAACACGAAGCGCATCTCGCCTTCGATCATATCGAAATAAACCGCCTGGTTGTCCTTGCTGCCGATCAGCGCGAAACGACCGTTCGCCGACACTGCGACATCGGTCAGGTTGGGCCAGGTCCAGTAACCGGTAAGACGTCCCGACTCCACTGCCCAGCGCGCAATCGAATTTTGTTCAATCGTGACCAGCACATTTCCGAGCTCCGAGAATGCAGCGGCAATAACACCGCCTTCACCACCTTCTTCGTGCTGAACGCTGTACTTGACCCGGTTGGTTTGTAAATCCCAGACCCGGGCAAATCCGCCAATTTCACCGGTCAGCAGGTACTTGCCATCGGGGCTGATAGCAGCGCCGTAGGAACCGGTGTCGGCATGCACCCAGGTATCGAGCGCCTGTTTTTGCTCACTGCAGGCAGTCAGCAAGGCGCAAATAGTTATTAGACTAACAAGGCATCGCATCTACCCGATTATAGATGCTAATTGGCGGCTGCCTCGATTTTTTCCTCGAACGAAAATTCAGGATTGAACTGGTCGATGTCACGAATTTCAGCCAGCGTCGGCAACTCGTTGAGCGACTTCAGGTTGAAGTAATCGAGAAACGCGTTGGTGGTACCATACAGTGTCGGCCTGCCCGGGACTTCCTTGTGCCCCAGCGATTTAACCCAGTCGCGTTCTTCCAGCGTCCTGATGATGTTGGTACTGACGCTGACACCCCGGATATCCTCGATTTCGCCGCGCGTGATCGGTTGACGGTAAGCGATCAGGGCCAGCGTTTCCATCAGCGCGCGCGAGTAGCGCGGTGGCTTTTGCTCCCACAGGCGCACCACCCAGGTTTCGAAATCGGCCTTGACCTGGAATCGAAATCCCGAGGCGACCTGTTTCAACTCGAAACCACTGCCGTCGTATTTTTCCTGCAGTTGCTGGATTGCCTGGCGAATCTCATCCTTGCCGGGCTGCTCAATATCGCCGGCAAACAAATCAGACATCTGGTTGACCGATAGCGGTTTATCGCTGGCCGCAAACAGGGCTTCGAGGATGGCTTTGAGTTTTTCGATTTGCATAATTTATGATCTGGCTTTGACGTAGATCGGGCCATAGGGCTCGGTTTGCACAAGATCGATCAGCGATTCCTTGAGCAGCTCAAGAATCGCGACGAAACTGACAACGACGCCCATACGCCCTTCGGCTGGATTGAAAAAGTCATTAAAGCTGGTGAAATCGTCGGCCGAGATACGACCCAGCACGATCACCATGCGTTCACGCACCGACAGCGGCTCACGATCGACATGATGACTGGCAAACTGCTCGGCGCGGTTGACGACGTCGCGAAACGCACTCATCAGGTCATTCAGATCGACCGTCGGTAGCGCCAGCTTGACCTTGAACTTGGGAATATCGATGTGGGTCGGATGGATTTCGCGTTCCATTCGATCGAGCCCATCGAGGTCTTCCGCCGCCTGTTTAAACTGCTCGTATTCCTGCAGGCGTCGAATCAGCTCGGCACGCGGGTCTTCCTCGTCCTGCGATTCCGTGGGTCGCGGCAGCAGCATACGCGACTTGATTTCGGCCAGCATCGATGCCATCACCAGGTATTCCGCGGCCAGTTCGAGTTCGAGATTGTCCATCAGGTGGATGTATTCCATGTACTGCCGGGTGATCGCGGCTATGGGTATATCGAGGATATCGATATTCTGGCGCTTGATCAGGTAGAGCAACAGATCGAGAGGCCCTTCGAAAGCCTCGAGAAATACCAGCAGCGCGTCGGGCGGGATATAGAGATCCTGCGGAATAACGGTCAGCGGCTCGCCCTCAACCAGGGCAAACGGCATTTCCTCCTGGATCGATGTACTACTGGTGAAAACTTTTTCCATGGTTTTATCGATACTACCTGCGCCCGGTTAATCCCATGACCTTGCGCACTTCTTCGATGGTATCCTGCGCAACGTCACGAGCGGCCTCGCAGCCTTCGTTGATGATGCTGTCGACCCCGGAAAGATCGCCCAGGTATTCCTTGACACTCTGCTGTATCGGTTTTAACTCCTCGACGATTGAATCGATGACGTATTGCTTGCAGTCGATGCAGCCGATCGACGCCGTTCTGCAACCCTCTCCAAGTTTTTGCTTGGTCGCTTCATCGGTATAGACCTCGTGAAACTCCCACACCGGGCATTTGTCCGGGTCTCCCGGATCCGTGCGCCGCACGCGTGCCGGGTCGGTCGGCATGGTTTTGATTTTCTGGGTAATGCTGTCCTTGTCTTCGCGCAATGCGATCGTATTGTTATAGGACTTCGACATTTTCTGCCCGTCAGTCCCGGGCATTTTTGACGACACGGTCAGCAGGGCCTGCGGTTCCGGCAGGATAATGCGTCCCTCGCCATCGAGGTAGCCCAGCAGTCGTTCGTGGTCACTCAAACTGATGTTCTGTTGCGATTCCAGCAACGCGTGACCAATCGACAGTGCCTCGCTATCACCCTGCTCCTGGTAGCGCTTGCGTGCATCCTGGTAAAGCCTGGCGTTTTTCTTGCCCATCTTATTAATCGCGGCGCTGACCTTGTTTTCAAAATCAGGTTCGCGACCATAGAAATGATTAAAGCGGCGTGCAACCTCGCGCGTCAGCTCGACATGAGCGACCTGGTCATCGCCCACCGG
The genomic region above belongs to Gammaproteobacteria bacterium and contains:
- a CDS encoding ceramidase, with protein sequence MVDLYCERVDSGFWAEPVNALTNIGFVFAAWFIWRIVARGQVHSSSIAAIVGVIAAIGIGSFLFHTMATPLTRWLDIIPIFVFQLLYIGFYTRRIINLPMAVIGILLIVFVAASVYGRQFPDVINGSLIYAPALLVIFVLGLYHYQSQKVERTLLLVAASVFLLSIFFRSIDNMICSQFALGTHFLWHILNALVIYLAMRALISNLSSGPRSVSH
- a CDS encoding ABC transporter ATP-binding protein, which produces MTVTRPQTADTDIVFNTRGITKVYQMGEVQVHALRGIDLELYEGEFIVLLGPSGSGKSTLLNILGGLDVPSSGTVQYQDHDLSTFRESVLTRYRREHVGFVFQFYNLIPSLTARENVALVTEISSRPLPPDEALELVNLSDRAEHFPAQLSGGEQQRVAIARAIAKRPDVLLCDEPTGALDIRTGIVVLEALAKANRELGTTTVVITHNVAIADMADRVIHLSDGKISNIEINSQKKAPAELSW
- a CDS encoding ABC transporter permease, with protein sequence MRALNLKLWRDLWHLRGQSLAIIAVMASGVACFLMFMSTLDSLLLSRDLYYSENRFADIFVPIKRAPESVARLIATIDGVDKVDTRVVAPLTIDIEGFPEPVVGTVTSIPDNGESLLNQLYLRAGRLIDPGRNDEIIISESFAKAHDFKPGDQLHVIIKGKRKQLRIVGTGGSPEFVHQLRPGGMFPDYERYGILWMGRTALSHAYEMQGAFNYAVLTLTRDADEQTVMDRIDELLGRYGGIGSFAREHQPSHRFLAQELEQLENLSGIFPIIFLGVAAFLLNVVVTRLVGTQREQIAALKAFGYANTTVASHYLQMVMLIVLAGVVLGIAAGAWLGVMLSEIFVEYFRLPFVHFEMHPLRIIQAGLITVVAGLLGTLAAVRATVRLKPAEAMRPEAPTVYRTSLIEEMGLKRVFSTPTRMILRNLGHKPVKSLLSVLGIALAVGMLMTGRFQENSTNYMVDMHYGLSQRDDLSVGFNEATSHRALTELQSLRGVEYGEPVRTLPARLRFEHREYRVYISAFEPGTTIKRLVDSDLNIVELPRDGIVLNEYLAEEILGIETGELLTVEILEGSMPVRRIPVAALIRQDLGVGAYMDLDALNRLMQEGDVISGAYLYIDDRYANEIYQHLKDRPRIVGSVIRTQEIDNFHRTMDETMLFWTFVATLFSVVIAVGVVYNSARITLTERSRELASLRVLGYTRGEISYILLGELALLTLTAMPLGLWFGHELCRYIAASIGNEMYRVPLVLEPSTYAFAALVVLIAAAVSALLVRRRLDELDLIEVLKTKD
- a CDS encoding efflux RND transporter periplasmic adaptor subunit; protein product: MNVQWQRRITWLTVLLLIVAALAYGFRPQPRLVDIAEAKRAPMQVTIQEEGKTRVIDRYIITAPVAGTTCRVDLEVGDLIEKDETLVNINPLQSQALDPRSRAEARARVSAAEASLHAAEQNVSVARAEADLAVTELARLEPLVEAGHISAERLDQARAVKRGTEARLRSALFAVDVAKYELEAARTALRYTGNTSSDPEDIVRVAAPVTGRILKLHQECEGVVSRGQPLLEIGDTRSLEIETDVLSADAVKIKPGMPVLYERWGGEKPLTGRVRRVEPVGFTKISALGVEEQRVLIISDITSDAERWQTLGDGYRVESRFILWENEDVLQIPASALFRIDDQWALFVMENNKAKRRGVKVGQRNGLSAQILEGLAEGDAVITHPDKTIEDGIGVKQR
- a CDS encoding DciA family protein — encoded protein: MGSKKLSRLCQSVLPAGFEEVTRLGPEIQHFLEQNLPESVNQAVTLLNVNRHEIVIAASSPMVANYLRLHSGEIAQQLRETFHLEQALKFRTVPDSLLKIDKIQTAREPRAVSAESIRAIRRNADWIEDEELKAALLSLAESLKAD
- a CDS encoding pseudouridine synthase, whose amino-acid sequence is MERIQKYLANQGAGSRRHIDALLQQGRISVNGKTAKPGDQINGREKIAIDGKLLRLQRHVAKPKILMYHKPVGEVCTRSDPEGRDDVFRNLPRLNQGRWVSIGRLDINTSGLLLFTNDGELANRLMHPSFEVEREYAVRVHGAVSHEMLQQLRDGVQLEDGMAHFEDIIDSGGSGSNHWYHVVLKEGRNREVRRLWEAVGVEVSRLTRVRYDQFRLPKWLKPGKSRLLDEEVVTRVYRRLDLGRKSRETHRPKRQRRRA
- a CDS encoding segregation/condensation protein A, with the translated sequence MEKVFTSSTSIQEEMPFALVEGEPLTVIPQDLYIPPDALLVFLEAFEGPLDLLLYLIKRQNIDILDIPIAAITRQYMEYIHLMDNLELELAAEYLVMASMLAEIKSRMLLPRPTESQDEEDPRAELIRRLQEYEQFKQAAEDLDGLDRMEREIHPTHIDIPKFKVKLALPTVDLNDLMSAFRDVVNRAEQFASHHVDREPLSVRERMVIVLGRISADDFTSFNDFFNPAEGRMGVVVSFVAILELLKESLIDLVQTEPYGPIYVKARS